A portion of the Magnolia sinica isolate HGM2019 chromosome 17, MsV1, whole genome shotgun sequence genome contains these proteins:
- the LOC131230524 gene encoding uncharacterized protein LOC131230524: MEGEARTVDCLRGRLLAESVTSKAAKEDADLMGKKLIELERQLQLEMESRNRVEKLKPTRRKLHSLKLSAVPSQSSLPVKSENSASSSTIFSGLQKQAGDQRAGLQTADSGEGA; encoded by the exons ATGGAAGGAGAGGCAAGAACTGTTGATTGTTTAAGGGGAAGATTGCTTGCAGAGAGTGTGACTTCAAAGGCTGCAAAAGAAGATGCAGATCTCATGGGTAAAAAg CTCATAGAGCTAGAAAGGCAGCTACAGCTGGAGATGGAATCCCGGAACAGAGTGGAGAAGCTGAAACCCACGAGAAGAAAGCTACATTCCCTGAAACTATCAGCTGTTCCAAGCCAATCCAGTTTGCCCGTGAAAAGTGAAAACTCTGCTAGTtcatccacaattttctcaggCCTCCAAAAGCAAGCAGGAGACCAGAGAGCCGGCTTGCAAACAGCGGATTCAGGAGAAGGGGCCTAG